In the Bacteroidota bacterium genome, one interval contains:
- the ligA gene encoding NAD-dependent DNA ligase LigA has product MSGKHLSVEKRIETLRTELREHDYRYYVLAQPSISDREYDELLKELEALEAAHPEFARDDSPTQRVAGEPTKVFPPAKHEYQMLSLANTYSQEEVTDFEARVTKLLGHAPAHGYTCELKFDGVAMSLTYRDGKLVRGATRGDGTTGDDVTANVRTVRSVPLTIRSKKTKAGTSFEVRGEIFMSIEGFRKMNREREELGDEPFANPRNSTAGTLKTLDAREVAKRPLQFVAYQLLLEGDDRAVLPTQTARLEALRDLGFPVSEYTKKVNDIDEIMAFAMKWQEARDTLPFEIDGAVIKVNSLAEQDELGTVAKSPRWAIAYKFEARQARTVLNDITLQVGRMGTITPVAELEPVQLTGITIRRATLHNADEIERKDFRIGDTVIIERGGDVIPKVVGVELAKRPKHAKKYHYPTTCPACGSAISRPEGEVGWYCENPECPPQVIARITHFASRGAMDIAGLGEQSVEQFVSAGLLHTIADVYELADKRNALLSLDRMGQKKLDNLLDGIERSKQQPADRVLFGLGIRHVGASIAKLLIGAFGSIDVIAEAEVDAIDDVAGIGPEIAASVHRYFRQSKNAAIVNRLRKAGLQFTAAVAERIESEFFSGKTFVLTGTLTSMTRDEAKEKIETRGGKTSGSVSKKTNYVIAGAEAGSKLEKAQELGVNILSEEEFLAQLG; this is encoded by the coding sequence ATGAGCGGGAAGCACCTATCTGTTGAGAAACGCATCGAAACGCTGCGGACCGAGCTCCGCGAGCATGATTACCGGTATTACGTTCTCGCGCAACCGTCGATCAGCGACCGCGAATACGACGAACTCCTCAAAGAACTCGAGGCACTCGAAGCTGCGCATCCGGAGTTCGCCCGTGACGATTCGCCCACGCAGCGCGTCGCCGGCGAACCGACAAAAGTCTTTCCGCCGGCCAAGCACGAGTACCAGATGCTCTCGCTTGCAAATACGTACTCGCAAGAAGAGGTAACGGATTTCGAAGCACGCGTCACGAAACTCTTGGGGCATGCACCGGCACACGGTTATACATGCGAGCTGAAGTTCGACGGCGTCGCGATGAGCCTTACCTATCGCGATGGCAAACTGGTGCGCGGCGCAACCCGTGGCGATGGGACCACCGGAGACGATGTGACAGCCAACGTTCGAACGGTGCGCTCGGTCCCGCTCACGATTCGTTCGAAGAAGACGAAAGCCGGAACGTCGTTCGAGGTACGCGGTGAGATATTCATGAGCATCGAGGGCTTTCGCAAGATGAACCGAGAGCGTGAAGAACTCGGCGACGAGCCATTCGCTAACCCCCGCAACTCGACGGCGGGCACGTTAAAGACGCTCGACGCGCGCGAGGTCGCAAAACGTCCGTTGCAGTTCGTTGCATACCAATTGTTGCTCGAAGGCGATGATCGCGCCGTATTGCCGACCCAGACGGCCCGGCTCGAAGCGCTCAGAGACCTCGGCTTTCCTGTCTCGGAATACACGAAGAAGGTCAACGATATCGACGAGATCATGGCGTTCGCCATGAAGTGGCAGGAAGCGCGCGATACGTTACCGTTCGAGATCGACGGTGCGGTCATCAAAGTGAACTCGCTTGCCGAGCAGGACGAACTCGGGACGGTCGCGAAGTCGCCCCGTTGGGCGATTGCGTATAAATTCGAAGCGCGACAGGCCCGCACGGTGCTCAACGACATTACGCTGCAAGTCGGCCGAATGGGGACGATCACACCTGTTGCCGAACTCGAACCGGTGCAACTGACTGGTATTACGATCCGCCGGGCAACACTGCACAACGCCGACGAGATCGAGCGCAAGGATTTCCGGATCGGCGATACAGTGATTATCGAACGCGGCGGCGATGTGATCCCGAAAGTGGTCGGCGTCGAGTTGGCGAAGCGTCCGAAGCACGCAAAAAAGTATCACTACCCGACAACATGCCCTGCCTGCGGAAGCGCTATCTCGCGGCCGGAAGGGGAAGTCGGCTGGTATTGCGAAAATCCGGAATGCCCGCCGCAGGTGATCGCGCGCATCACGCACTTTGCTTCGCGCGGCGCGATGGATATTGCCGGGCTCGGCGAGCAATCGGTCGAGCAGTTCGTCTCAGCCGGGCTGCTACATACGATCGCCGATGTGTACGAACTTGCCGACAAGCGCAATGCATTGCTGTCACTCGATCGCATGGGCCAGAAGAAACTGGATAACTTGCTCGACGGGATCGAACGCAGTAAGCAGCAACCGGCCGATCGTGTACTTTTCGGATTGGGCATTCGTCACGTCGGTGCGAGCATCGCAAAGCTACTAATCGGCGCGTTCGGTTCGATCGACGTTATTGCGGAAGCAGAGGTCGATGCGATCGACGATGTTGCGGGCATCGGACCGGAAATCGCCGCAAGCGTGCATCGCTACTTCCGGCAATCGAAGAACGCCGCGATCGTCAACCGCCTGCGCAAGGCGGGGCTGCAATTCACCGCCGCAGTTGCCGAGCGGATCGAGTCGGAGTTCTTCTCAGGCAAGACGTTTGTATTGACCGGGACGCTCACGTCGATGACACGGGACGAAGCAAAAGAGAAGATCGAGACGCGTGGCGGCAAGACGAGCGGATCGGTCAGCAAGAAAACGAATTATGTCATTGCGGGCGCCGAAGCAGGCTCGAAGCTCGAGAAGGCGCAAGAACTCGGCGTGAATATTTTAAGCGAAGAAGAATTTCTCGCGCAACTCGGATAG
- a CDS encoding helix-turn-helix domain-containing protein: MAQFTSDNLTPEVGARLREARIAKGLSEADAAARLRTTPHYIERMDAGDVRSLPPEPYRKSFIKEYARLVGLKLDVLLSGEPASEPRSEGGILGAVSAVPEVAKKVTKEAASLATEVTKTTVKTTETVVKKAGEGMKEAVQELRGKELWEEAEQVRRERLGIKEAEETPELRMRPQRSAQAPPSTPPPPAQTSQETLGESTVRRTPISERRQPTQRLDLDKEVRREAESYEPPESEEYELHTGPSRSTKVIVGLLIVIAAVVAYSVISKRAKNTPPEPVVTEAPKVETKQPPAKPAPTAEKKKDTTAAAAVPPPVDSSLKFTLTAKEDVWVSVTPDVGNGFRGTMKAGETKQFSAKEKYILYLGNQKSVGMTLNGKPLSGLPTVPGSNMVVRNVLLTRDKAVPASPDQNPTEIKKQALKSVTPPPTAKPKPQVKQAEANHPHPAAKKPEVRKPAPKKPAPRKANQPIRKQIPTTPPVLPQAN, from the coding sequence TTGGCGCAGTTCACAAGCGATAACTTAACGCCCGAAGTTGGTGCGCGTTTGCGTGAGGCCCGAATTGCCAAAGGCCTCAGCGAGGCCGACGCCGCGGCCAGACTCCGGACCACTCCGCACTACATCGAACGCATGGATGCGGGCGATGTTCGTTCGTTGCCCCCCGAACCCTACCGAAAATCGTTTATCAAAGAATACGCACGTCTGGTCGGGCTCAAGCTCGATGTGCTGCTTTCGGGCGAGCCTGCGAGCGAACCGAGATCCGAAGGGGGAATACTCGGCGCTGTCTCGGCCGTACCGGAAGTCGCGAAGAAAGTGACGAAGGAAGCGGCATCGCTCGCGACCGAAGTGACAAAAACGACCGTCAAGACCACGGAAACCGTCGTCAAAAAAGCCGGCGAGGGGATGAAGGAAGCGGTGCAGGAGCTTCGCGGGAAAGAACTCTGGGAAGAGGCCGAACAAGTCCGACGCGAACGCCTCGGCATCAAAGAAGCGGAAGAAACACCCGAGTTGCGGATGCGACCGCAACGCAGCGCCCAAGCCCCGCCAAGCACACCGCCGCCTCCGGCGCAAACTTCGCAGGAGACGCTTGGGGAGAGTACCGTCCGGCGTACGCCGATCTCCGAACGACGTCAGCCGACGCAACGGCTGGATCTCGATAAAGAAGTTCGTCGCGAAGCTGAGAGTTACGAACCACCCGAGTCCGAAGAGTATGAATTGCATACCGGGCCATCGCGCTCGACCAAGGTGATCGTCGGGTTGCTCATCGTGATCGCTGCCGTCGTGGCATACAGCGTGATCAGCAAACGTGCGAAGAATACGCCGCCCGAACCGGTGGTTACCGAAGCGCCGAAGGTCGAGACAAAGCAGCCGCCGGCAAAGCCTGCACCGACTGCCGAGAAGAAAAAAGATACCACGGCTGCAGCCGCAGTGCCCCCGCCGGTCGATAGCTCGTTGAAATTCACGCTCACCGCAAAAGAGGATGTGTGGGTCAGTGTCACGCCCGACGTCGGCAATGGTTTCCGCGGGACGATGAAGGCGGGCGAGACGAAGCAATTCAGCGCAAAAGAGAAATATATTCTTTATCTCGGCAATCAAAAGTCGGTCGGTATGACCCTCAACGGGAAACCACTCTCCGGATTACCGACTGTGCCGGGCTCGAATATGGTGGTACGAAACGTCCTGCTCACTCGCGACAAGGCCGTGCCTGCTTCACCAGACCAGAATCCGACAGAGATTAAGAAGCAAGCACTAAAATCGGTAACGCCGCCTCCGACAGCGAAACCGAAGCCTCAGGTGAAGCAGGCTGAGGCGAATCATCCTCATCCGGCTGCGAAGAAACCGGAAGTAAGAAAACCGGCGCCCAAAAAGCCGGCCCCGAGAAAAGCGAATCAACCGATCCGCAAACAAATCCCGACAACTCCGCCGGTTCTGCCGCAGGCAAACTAA
- the mfd gene encoding transcription-repair coupling factor: MNTRIRLANVFASFDAVVVSEIFANSQREILLTTETTADAERLYDDLVKLIGEESAVLFARIEHQSKVTAALGKNVVDTENVGQLLEGLERISSAESPLVIVAQADCLSIPVPAPAEFKRETLTLRSGEEVGFDLLRKWLREHRFELKNFVDGCGDFAVRGGIVDIFPFTETVPYRIEFFGDTIESIREFDVISQRSIAHRQELVLIPNALEGEEVVRTASVFEYLEENAIGITIEPERVAGVLEEAGLAEVALRLSERTNIAISNFDVPGYSTLDLGIRRQPNFQANLKLIRTEIDKLLAEGTNVVLMAETADLVGRLEDLLNEQIHPEHENEFASEEQRGSVQFVTPSLSYGFSLPADQKTVVYSEHELFGRRREKGTASKKRSSRSKGISLRELRSLKRGDLLVHEDKGIGKFMGLDTIEIQGSKQEVVRLSYRDNDTLFVNLDYISKLSRYSAAEVATESVTLSKLGSAEWQRTREKTKKRLKDIARNLISLYAKRKKQTGFAYSKDDVLQHEMEAAFLYEDTPDQARATEDLKKDMESGSPMDRLVCGDVGYGKTEVAMRAAMKATLDKKQVAVLVPTTILAEQHERSFRDRLERFGVSVASLSRFKTAKEQKEILAKLVAGTVDVVIGTHRILSKDVIFKDLGLLIIDEEHRFGVAAKEKLRELRATVDTLTLTATPIPRTLNFSLLGARDLSIIETPPKNRLPIQTEIITELESDTVRKAIQREMERGGQIYAINDKVQDMELFATKLRTLVPRMRVGIVHGQMPSTSIEKVMRDFLERKIDALCATKIVESGLDVPNANTIIINRAHNFGLAELYQLRGRVGRSNEQAYCYLVTLPIKNLSKDSLRRLEAMEEFSELGAGFQLAMRDLEIRGAGNLLGAEQSGFINEIGFELYQKTLAEAVEELKEEEFSDLFKDLPSDRRTNPYIKRFDDDVETVKLTLGVDALIPEHYVEDDAERFAFYQRFARITKQPELDELTKEFKDRFGPLPEEVRNLAHIASIRTLAIALGFRSLGVDDASRTLRISLPPEEQTKYYHEFFPRILDAFKTIGEARVRLVPDGKKLRILVKLQSAPRSIERLVEIETVLTTILESAAAGAVAV; encoded by the coding sequence GTGAATACGCGCATTCGCCTTGCAAATGTCTTCGCGTCGTTCGATGCCGTGGTCGTCTCCGAGATATTCGCCAATTCCCAGCGCGAGATCCTGCTCACGACCGAAACCACGGCCGATGCCGAGCGACTCTACGACGATCTCGTCAAACTCATCGGCGAAGAATCGGCAGTGCTCTTCGCGCGCATTGAGCATCAATCGAAAGTGACGGCGGCGCTCGGGAAGAATGTCGTGGACACCGAGAATGTCGGGCAGTTGCTCGAAGGCCTCGAACGGATCAGCTCTGCCGAATCGCCGCTCGTGATTGTCGCGCAGGCTGATTGTCTGTCCATTCCCGTACCCGCTCCTGCCGAATTCAAACGCGAGACACTCACGCTGCGAAGCGGTGAAGAAGTTGGCTTCGACTTATTGCGCAAGTGGCTTCGCGAGCACCGTTTCGAACTCAAGAATTTCGTTGACGGATGCGGCGATTTTGCCGTTCGCGGTGGCATTGTCGACATCTTCCCGTTCACCGAGACCGTCCCGTACCGCATCGAGTTTTTCGGCGACACGATCGAGTCGATCCGCGAGTTCGACGTCATTAGTCAGCGGTCGATCGCACACCGGCAGGAGCTCGTGCTCATCCCGAATGCACTCGAAGGCGAAGAGGTTGTTCGTACGGCAAGTGTATTCGAATATCTCGAGGAAAATGCAATAGGCATCACGATCGAACCCGAACGAGTCGCCGGAGTGCTCGAAGAAGCGGGCCTTGCGGAGGTGGCCCTGAGACTCAGCGAACGCACCAATATCGCCATCTCGAACTTCGACGTGCCGGGATACTCCACACTCGATCTTGGCATTCGAAGACAACCGAACTTCCAGGCGAACCTGAAGTTGATCCGCACCGAGATTGACAAGCTCCTCGCCGAAGGCACAAACGTCGTGCTGATGGCCGAAACGGCGGACCTCGTCGGTCGATTAGAAGACCTCCTCAACGAGCAGATTCATCCCGAGCACGAGAATGAGTTCGCTAGCGAAGAACAACGGGGGAGCGTGCAGTTCGTCACACCCTCACTGTCGTACGGATTTAGCCTTCCTGCCGACCAGAAGACGGTCGTCTATAGTGAGCATGAACTCTTCGGCAGACGCCGTGAGAAGGGCACGGCAAGCAAGAAGCGCAGCTCCCGTTCAAAAGGGATCTCGTTGCGCGAACTCCGTTCGCTCAAGCGCGGCGACCTGCTCGTGCACGAGGATAAAGGTATCGGCAAGTTCATGGGGCTCGATACGATCGAGATCCAGGGCTCGAAGCAGGAGGTCGTTCGACTCTCGTATCGCGATAACGATACACTCTTCGTCAATCTCGACTATATTTCCAAACTCTCGCGATACAGCGCGGCCGAAGTCGCGACCGAGTCGGTTACGCTGTCGAAACTTGGATCGGCGGAGTGGCAACGCACTCGCGAGAAGACGAAGAAGCGGCTCAAGGACATTGCACGTAATCTCATCAGTCTCTATGCAAAGCGCAAGAAGCAGACCGGCTTTGCATACAGCAAAGACGACGTGCTGCAGCATGAAATGGAAGCGGCGTTCTTATATGAGGATACACCCGACCAGGCGCGTGCGACAGAAGACCTGAAGAAGGATATGGAAAGCGGTTCGCCGATGGACCGGCTGGTCTGTGGAGACGTCGGGTACGGCAAGACCGAAGTTGCCATGCGTGCAGCGATGAAGGCAACGCTCGATAAGAAACAGGTCGCTGTTCTTGTGCCGACAACGATCCTCGCCGAACAGCATGAGCGCTCGTTTCGCGACCGTCTCGAACGCTTCGGGGTAAGTGTGGCTTCGCTGTCACGCTTCAAGACCGCCAAAGAGCAGAAAGAGATTCTCGCAAAGCTTGTGGCCGGCACTGTGGACGTTGTTATCGGCACGCACCGGATATTATCGAAAGATGTCATCTTCAAAGATCTCGGTCTCTTGATTATCGACGAAGAGCATCGCTTCGGCGTTGCGGCGAAGGAGAAGCTGCGCGAGCTTCGAGCGACGGTGGATACGCTGACCCTGACGGCAACACCGATTCCGCGAACGCTCAACTTCTCGCTTCTCGGCGCACGCGATCTTTCGATCATCGAAACGCCGCCGAAAAATCGGTTGCCGATCCAGACCGAGATCATTACCGAACTTGAATCCGACACTGTCCGCAAGGCCATCCAGCGCGAGATGGAACGAGGCGGACAGATCTATGCGATCAACGATAAGGTGCAGGATATGGAGCTCTTTGCGACGAAGCTCCGGACACTCGTACCGCGAATGCGTGTAGGGATTGTCCATGGACAAATGCCTTCGACGTCGATCGAGAAGGTGATGCGCGATTTCCTCGAACGCAAGATCGACGCCCTTTGCGCGACGAAGATCGTCGAATCGGGTCTCGACGTGCCGAATGCAAATACGATCATCATCAATCGCGCCCATAACTTCGGTCTGGCCGAGCTCTATCAGCTTCGCGGTCGCGTCGGTCGCTCGAACGAACAGGCGTATTGCTATTTGGTCACACTGCCGATTAAGAATCTCTCGAAAGACTCGCTGCGACGGCTCGAAGCGATGGAAGAATTCTCGGAGCTCGGTGCAGGCTTCCAACTTGCGATGCGCGATCTCGAAATTCGCGGAGCGGGAAATCTGCTCGGAGCCGAACAGTCCGGCTTTATCAACGAGATCGGTTTCGAACTCTATCAGAAAACACTGGCCGAGGCGGTGGAGGAATTGAAAGAAGAGGAGTTCAGCGATCTGTTCAAAGACCTGCCGAGCGATCGTCGTACGAACCCATACATCAAGCGTTTCGACGACGATGTCGAGACGGTCAAACTCACGCTTGGTGTCGATGCGCTCATTCCCGAGCATTATGTCGAGGACGACGCAGAGCGTTTTGCGTTCTACCAACGCTTCGCACGAATCACGAAACAGCCGGAGCTTGACGAACTCACGAAGGAATTTAAGGATCGCTTCGGACCGTTGCCGGAAGAAGTACGTAACCTTGCGCATATCGCATCGATCCGTACACTTGCGATCGCGCTCGGCTTCCGCAGCCTGGGAGTCGACGATGCCTCGCGCACGCTGCGTATTTCGCTTCCGCCGGAAGAGCAGACGAAATACTACCACGAGTTTTTCCCGCGAATCCTCGATGCGTTCAAAACGATCGGAGAGGCACGTGTCAGATTAGTACCGGATGGAAAGAAACTGCGAATCCTCGTGAAGCTGCAATCGGCGCCTCGTTCGATCGAACGATTGGTCGAGATCGAGACGGTTCTTACGACGATCCTTGAGTCGGCAGCTGCAGGCGCCGTCGCAGTCTAG